ACGTGCATGGCCACCATGTTATTACTCCCACTATTCATCACGCATGGCATCAAAATCACATTTCGCGACAGTGTGTCCTGAATGAAATCAACAGCGAAATAAAAGACCAAAAATAACAGGTTTCCGACCTGGGATGAAACATTAGGATAATGTTTGATGGCCTCACGGCGAACATTGAGAGCACGAAAATAGTAAGACCTAGCAGCTTCCACATCTCCAGCATAATATTTAAGATCTCCAATTTTATTAAGAGAAACAGATAGTGTATGTGTTATCTGCAGAGGAGTCATCAAAATAATGAGGACTGACACCCTAAAATCACATGGAATAATATTTAGTAAGGGCTGTGGAGATAACCTCCTGATTATCTGTAGGTAATTTTGAGAGGAACTCTACACTCTCTTCAAAATAAGCAACTGCAGAACCAGGATCACCCATTGTGCGGCtgcaataaaagaaaatgatcgcaaaaatttttttcaatataaacACATCAGGACTCAATATCTGCTACTTTAGATGTTGCGAGTCATTAATGAAGGTAAATGTATCATTTAACAAGTTCAACACCAAAAAGAAGTGGTTGGGATATTTTAGCCTTCAATTTCTATGTTGCAAATTGTCCAAAAGATTCCTTACTGGTTACCATGGATCAGGCCTCCTTTAACATTCAACATTATGATAATCATCTAAAGTTTTCTCAATCAGATATTCAATTGGACTATCTGACTGCATTAGTCAAGATTCAAGCTTAGCCaaaatttcttttgtttttgaattACAAGTGCACCAcaatccaccaccacctccactATCTTCAATCATTGATGTAGCTCCCTCTGTAAAGAACATTCTCCATCTTTTGAAATTCATTTGAAGAATGTATTTTTTAGATCACTTAAAGAAAACCTTCTAAAATTATTTGGCAACAATTTATTTAAGTTTATTCAAGCTTCCCTCAATTGAACTCTCACTTGGTCACAAACCAGCTGGGATAAGTCATTTAATCCTCTTCTCTAAATCCGCTTTATCAATGACCAACTTTCCACATCACCTTTAGTACTTCACTTTATCATCATCTTTAAAATTATTCCAGTTCCCCATAAATACTTGAGAAGAGTAAACTTTCCACAGAAGCAGAAAGCCCACAGAGACCATCAATTAACTATGTAAATACCACTAAGTAAAGAATGATTTGATATCTAAGATGATAAATGTAAGGAAAAAGGACAGACCAGCAGTCACCAAGCATACCCAGAACTGCCCCGAGCTGTGAACATAACTCTGAAGTGTCCCCTGTTTTCTCTATCTGACCTCGGATATCTTCTGCACATAGACTGAGCCTTGATTTGGCACTTTCCACATTCTGGGCACGCAAAGCCTACACATGGAAAGCCAACATCAAAGGGAATATTTATACATGGAAAAGGAACAAATAAACTAAAGAGAAGCCTTCCGGCGATTCAGCAAAAATATGATGCATAATCATCAATAGGAAAAGAAACGCTAATGTTGCAGCACAACAGTTTGCTTGAGATTTTCAAGCCAAAAAATGAAGTTGAGAAAGTTAGGCATTTCCCAAATAGCAAAAGGCTTAAAAGAGAAAGTCAGTTGCATGATAACAAACTCACCCTCATGGCATGCTGCATCAAAAAAGCACCCCTTTCCAACGATACATCCTCATATATCACTTTTTTATCGTCACCCACTTCTTCCTCTTTGTCTTCTGCGTCAACATGAGACCTCTTAATTCTAGCATGACCCTCAATGAACCGATCAACTACAGCCTGGAGATTGGTATCAGCTTCAATCTTCTCAATGTCAGCTCCGCACAATGGGCAGTCTTTAAAGCGGGAAATACAAACTCTGCTCCAAAACAAAGAAGTTACCAACAAACAAAAAGCCAACAATAAGAGCATATGCTACAAAAAGAATTCCATATATTTCAGCTTACTTGCAATATACATGAGAGCAAGGCACACATCTGCTACTCTCAAACAGAAGTGCTTGGCACAAAACACAACTAAGAGGGCCAATTTTAAATGTTTGAGAATCATATCCTAAGGGGCACTTCGGTGAAATGCTGCCAGACTTGGGAGAAGCACTGGCAGAGTCATATCCAAAGGGACACTTGGGAGAGATGCTAGCAGAGTCACCGGACTCTTTCTTCGTCTTCCCATCGTGCTCCGCCCCATGCTTGTTCGGAACCTCCCCCGGTTTCTTCGACGACGAATCATCGGGGCGTGCAGCCTTCACAAAGGGGCAAACCGGCGTCATCTGCAGAAGCAAAACAAACAATTCTGCATCAAACAcgaagaagagagaaagaaacAGATCCAAGACATAAATTCCCTAAGTATCAGATCAGAGTTAATTAATGAAGATTCAAATAGAGAGAAGGAATTTAAAGTCGATTGAATCTCTTAAAGCCCCAACAACGAATTGCAGAGAAAGAATGGTAAAGGGTACCTTAGTAAGAAGTATGAATGGAAGAAACCCTGAGGTTTGAGTTGGGTAGTTGTCGTTGGTCGTCTTTCTGGGTCTGGGTATCGCTGCGTGTTTCGGAAAATGGCTCCAGCCGATAGTATCGGGAAGAGGAAATTGGAGATGGCAGGTGTCTGCTTCCTCTGGTTTTATCCTcttctattttcctttttttttcttcagtcACCTAATTGTTTTCTATTTCGTTTTTGCCCCAttttgtatatatatgtatatgtgagtGCGTGTATCTATATATTatgcttttattatttaataacaaaata
This sequence is a window from Manihot esculenta cultivar AM560-2 chromosome 4, M.esculenta_v8, whole genome shotgun sequence. Protein-coding genes within it:
- the LOC110613667 gene encoding protein NCA1, which translates into the protein MTPVCPFVKAARPDDSSSKKPGEVPNKHGAEHDGKTKKESGDSASISPKCPFGYDSASASPKSGSISPKCPLGYDSQTFKIGPLSCVLCQALLFESSRCVPCSHVYCKVCISRFKDCPLCGADIEKIEADTNLQAVVDRFIEGHARIKRSHVDAEDKEEEVGDDKKVIYEDVSLERGAFLMQHAMRALRAQNVESAKSRLSLCAEDIRGQIEKTGDTSELCSQLGAVLGMLGDCCRTMGDPGSAVAYFEESVEFLSKLPTDNQEITHTLSVSLNKIGDLKYYAGDVEAARSYYFRALNVRREAIKHYPNVSSQTLDVAVSIAKVADADRSLGNEDEALDKFQEAIKLLECLTIKPEEVSLEQRRSSVLEFLKNQLSEKQSD